Proteins encoded together in one Antennarius striatus isolate MH-2024 chromosome 13, ASM4005453v1, whole genome shotgun sequence window:
- the mpzl2b gene encoding myelin protein zero-like protein 2b — MSYPMCRIWILLFLGGFTVPGVHYVRGITIYAPKEVEAVNGTDVRLKCTFSSSHPVSLKSVAVSWNFRPLNSGQEESVFYYHEAPYPPQVGRFKGHAVWSGDIFKGDASITLQGVPPTFNGTYICQVRNRPDVHGSNGETVLKVVDKAAISEIGILAVAVGAACGIILVLLAIFVVVRYCMRRNKDTDLELQSREKEWKDPTMCSPGEAAHLYVAAKVIEVDSSDGEESEESSGDDEEEEEGEEEEDDDDDDDDDDDDDDDDD, encoded by the exons ggGTTCATTATGTCAGAGGTATAACTATTTACGCTCCGAAAGAGGTGGAAGCAGTCAACGGGACGGATGTGAGACTGAAGTGCACCTTCTCCTCCAGTCACCCGGTATCGCTGAAGTCAGTCGCGGTGTCCTGGAACTTCCGTCCTCTCAATTCAGGACAGGAGGAATCG GTGTTTTACTACCACGAGGCGCCGTACCCTCCACAGGTAGGCCGTTTTAAGGGCCACGCCGTTTGGTCAGGAGATATTTTTAAAGGAGACGCCTCCATCACCCTGCAAGGCGTTCCCCCGACCTTTAATGGCACCTACATCTGTCAGGTGCGCAACCGTCCAGATGTGCACGGTAGCAATGGAGAAACAGTCCTCAAAGTCGTCGACAAAG ctGCTATTTCTGAGATAGGCATCCTGGCAGTGGCAGTCGGGGCCGCCTGTGGTATCATCCTGGTTCTCCTTGCTATCTTTGTGGTCGTGAGGTATTGCATGAGAAGGAACAAGGACACCGATCTTGAGTTGCAGTCGCGGGAGAAAGAGTGGAAGGATCCGACCATGTG TTCACCTGGAGAGGCGGCACATCTGTACGTTGCAGCAAAGGTGATAGAAGTAGATAGTTCAGATGGCGAGGAGTCTGAAGAAAGCAGCggagatgatgaggaagaagaggaaggtgaagaggaggaggacgatgatgatgatgacgatgatgatgacgacgatgatgacgatgatgactaA
- the scn4bb gene encoding sodium channel, voltage-gated, type IV, beta b: MEDREVGVEPTRRGLQCSAVGLILCVMLGAWSAQALEMSVGKIPFLEAVNGSTVMLPCTYISCIGIKNLYFSWQFNDNGTMQTVCESVIPSADVLVEDVSIYRERVEFVGKNNGGTNISILLWNITFEDGGYYTCFGRNPKEKGKNHSAVFHLIVVDEVRVVDNTLATIIAAAVGVAIALIMGFMLLKNFTLFVLSKLEEKNKECLVTSSGIDNTDNGVSGSKADSKATPKKK, translated from the exons ATGGAGGACCGGGAGGTCGGGGTCGAACCCACAAGACGGGGCCTTCAATGCTCAGCCGTTGGCCTGATACTCTGTGTGATGCTTG gtgCGTGGTCCGCTCAGGCCCTTGAGATGTCTGTAGGGAAGATCCCCTTCCTCGAGGCGGTGAACGGCAGCACAGTCATGTTACCTTGCACGTATATCAGCTGTATTGGCATCAAGAACCTTTACTTCAGCTGGCAGTTTAATGATAATGGCACCATGCAGACG GTGTGTGAGTCGGTCATACCATCAGCAGACGTGTTGGTAGAAGATGTGAGCATATACCGAGAACGGGTCGAATTTGTGGGGAAAAACAACGGCGGCACCAACATCTCCATCTTGCTGTGGAACATCACATTTGAGGACGGAGGCTATTACACTTGTTTTGGACGCAACCCCAAAGAAAAGGGCAAGAACCACAGCGCCGTCTTCCACCTCATTGTGGTGGACGAGG TGAGAGTGGTGGACAACACGTTGGCCACCATCATTGCCGCAGCTGTGGGCGTGGCCATCGCACTGATAATGGGCTTCATGCTGCTCAAGAACTTTACTCTGTTTGTTCTTTCCAAGCTTGAGGAGAAAAA TAAGGAGTGCCTTGTAACTTCATCAGGGATCGACAACACAGACAACGGCGTCTCAGGATCCAAAGCTGACTCAAAAGCAACaccaaaaaagaaatga